One Oryza sativa Japonica Group chromosome 8, ASM3414082v1 DNA window includes the following coding sequences:
- the LOC4346086 gene encoding large ribosomal subunit protein eL32z: protein MAVPLLTKKIVKKRVKQFKRPHSDRYLCLKPSWRRPKGIDSRVRRKFKGCTLMPNIGYGSDKKTRHYLPNKFKKFVVHNVSELELLMMHNRTYCAEIAHNVSTKKRKEIVERAAQLDIVVTNKLARLRSQEDE, encoded by the exons ATGGCGGTGCcgctgctgacgaagaagatcgtGAAGAAGAGGGTCAAGCAGTTCAAGAGGCCCCATAGTGACCGCTACCTATGCCTCAAG CCAAGCTGGCGCAGGCCCAAGGGTATTGACTCCCGTGTCAGGAGAAAGTTCAAGGGATGCACCTTGATGCCCAACATTGGTTACGGCTCAGACAAGAAGACCAGGCACTACCTCCCCAACAAGTTCAAGAAGTTTGTGGTGCACAATGTCTCTGAGCTGGAGTTGCTCATGATGCACAACAG GACCTACTGTGCCGAGATTGCCCACAACGTCTCTACGAAGAAGCGCAAGGAGATCGTTGAGCGTGCTGCGCAGCTCGACATCGTGGTCACCAACAAGCTTGCAAGGCTCCGTAGCCAGGAGGACGAGTAG
- the LOC4346085 gene encoding auxin-induced in root cultures protein 12 → MAHPHRLVAVLALILLASPAAMRAAEAACAGEKFPAGRAYAACEDLPSLGAALHYTYDASKSSLSVAFVAAPAGAGGWVAWGLNPTGEGMAGTQALVALKGGSSSSAPAVKTYNITGYVALGGASTPIAFPATDLAADEGSGGKIRLYGKLQLHKGMKSVNQVWQVGSSVTGGAPDKHAFGPANLASKAKLVLAGSKAATATSPASEPAPAPVAGGPAPSSGSDSGASSSVAPTAGKNAATTAAAVSAPALAVAALVGFLAIV, encoded by the coding sequence ATGGCGCATCCGCATCGGCTCGTCGCGGTGCTCGCGCTGAtcctcctcgcctcgccggcggcaatgcgcgcggcggaggcggcgtgcgcCGGCGAGAAGTTCCCGGCGGGGAGGGCGTACGCGGCGTGCGAGGACCTGCCGAGCCTCGGCGCGGCGCTGCACTACACGTACGACGCGTCCAAGTCGTCCCTGTCGGTGGCGttcgtggcggcgccggcgggcgccgGCGGGTGGGTGGCGTGGGGGCTGAACCCCACCGGCGAGGGGATGGCCGGGACGCAGGCGCTCGTGGCGCTCAAGGGCGGctcgtcctcgtcggcgccCGCCGTGAAGACATACAACATCACCGGCTACGTCGCGCTCGGCGGCGCCTCGACGCCCATCGCGTTCCCGGccaccgacctcgccgccgacgagggcagcggcggcaagaTCCGCCTCTACGGCAAGCTGCAGCTCCACAAGGGGATGAAGTCCGTGAACCAGGTGTGGCAGGTCGGCTCCTccgtcaccggcggcgcgcCCGACAAGCACGCGTTCGGCCCGGCCAACCTCGCCTCCAAGGCCAAGCTCGTCCTCGCCGGCAGCAAGGCCGCCACGGCGACCTCCCCGGCGTCCGAGCCGGCGCCCGCGCCCGTCGCCGGTGGCCCCGCCCCCTCTTCCGGCAGCGACAGCGGCGCGTCGTCCTCCGTCGCGCCGACCGCCGGCAAGAACGcggcgaccaccgccgccgccgtgtcggcgccggcgctcGCCGTGGCGGCGTTGGTGGGTTTCTTGGCGATTGTATGA